A region of Acidithiobacillus ferridurans DNA encodes the following proteins:
- a CDS encoding MFS transporter: MKRGTTAVYGAGFLQGAAFVLIPALGTTLRSAPYDMSNTTYGLLYFPEIIGAILAALTAGSVHGRLGSAGLFRLGVLCNAIAMGLLVTASFTHGFTIIVLLLAETFLLGIGFGLTNAAINRAASLLFAGAAAAAVTILNAVIGGATAISPIILAGFQTVLTWDTWPAVLLTLWLGLMLLPQAGDSESNEQGGVGAWRRSMLPFAVGVMIYAICEGSFGSWANVLVSVDRHLPAATGALALSVFWGGMTIARFGLGAIPDHLIHRRIAYLLAPLGMAACFFIIPQLQAAAGLLVAFTAAGVACGIYYPYSMAYGIAAHPQEGTQMAGLLVGALMVGEGIGSFGLGPLQQLISLGNIYTWSALWALPLLWLAWWNSRAPKKTA; this comes from the coding sequence ATGAAACGCGGCACCACGGCGGTTTATGGCGCCGGTTTCCTGCAGGGGGCGGCCTTTGTCCTTATTCCTGCCCTCGGCACCACCCTGCGCAGTGCCCCCTATGACATGAGCAACACCACCTATGGCCTCCTCTATTTTCCGGAGATCATCGGCGCCATTTTGGCCGCATTAACGGCGGGCAGTGTGCACGGACGACTGGGGAGCGCGGGGTTGTTCCGGCTGGGGGTGCTCTGTAATGCTATCGCCATGGGCTTGCTGGTTACCGCCTCCTTCACCCACGGTTTTACCATTATCGTACTGCTCCTCGCTGAAACCTTTCTGCTCGGCATCGGCTTCGGGCTGACCAATGCCGCTATCAACCGTGCTGCCTCCCTGCTCTTCGCCGGAGCGGCGGCGGCGGCCGTCACCATCCTCAATGCCGTCATCGGTGGCGCCACCGCCATCTCGCCAATAATTCTCGCCGGCTTCCAGACCGTTTTGACCTGGGATACCTGGCCTGCTGTGCTGCTCACTCTTTGGCTGGGGCTGATGTTATTACCCCAAGCCGGGGATTCCGAAAGTAATGAACAGGGGGGGGTGGGGGCGTGGCGACGGTCGATGCTCCCCTTCGCCGTGGGGGTAATGATCTACGCCATCTGCGAAGGCAGTTTTGGTAGTTGGGCGAATGTGCTGGTCAGCGTTGACCGCCACCTGCCCGCGGCTACAGGTGCGCTCGCCCTGTCGGTGTTCTGGGGTGGGATGACCATCGCCCGCTTTGGCCTCGGCGCCATTCCGGATCATCTGATCCATCGTCGCATTGCTTATCTGCTGGCACCGCTGGGGATGGCCGCCTGTTTCTTCATCATCCCCCAGCTGCAGGCGGCGGCGGGGCTGCTCGTCGCTTTCACGGCTGCCGGAGTCGCCTGCGGAATCTACTATCCCTACAGCATGGCCTACGGCATTGCCGCGCACCCGCAAGAAGGCACGCAAATGGCCGGCTTACTGGTCGGCGCCCTCATGGTTGGCGAAGGCATTGGTTCTTTCGGTCTCGGCCCACTGCAACAATTGATTTCGCTGGGTAATATCTATACTTGGTCAGCGCTCTGGGCCTTGCCCCTGCTCTGGCTGGCCTGGTGGAATAGCAGAGCACCCAAAAAAACGGCTTGA
- a CDS encoding LysR family transcriptional regulator, translated as MTIDAEQLLTLLTVAETGSVSEAALRLGRGQPAISERLHKLTREIGEPLYVREGGGIQLTPAGQALIPDIRQLRAKLQDIENLLMRQKSLQVGELRIASTSLIANYLLPQYLQSFQKKNPGVNLFIKSGVAYWENINLSELDVFFFEGEMDIPHLPDSYEIQPWLTGEIIAVMPKTHPLASASALSLKDVQPFPVVWREPSSGVRRILEKAFRKKDILPAHFIEVADVESVGAMVKAGLGIGFMTRTVFEQRPDWDLISQPITSSQLIWQSYIAIPNPARRSRTLSVFLDLMGSSTPLARDSFESAL; from the coding sequence ATGACGATAGATGCCGAGCAGTTGCTCACCCTCCTCACGGTTGCAGAAACCGGCAGTGTCAGCGAAGCCGCGCTACGCCTGGGACGGGGACAACCGGCCATCTCGGAACGCCTGCATAAACTGACACGGGAAATCGGTGAGCCTTTATATGTCCGTGAGGGAGGTGGTATTCAGTTGACTCCGGCAGGGCAGGCACTTATTCCCGATATCCGGCAATTACGCGCGAAATTGCAAGACATTGAGAACCTGCTGATGCGCCAAAAATCCTTGCAAGTGGGAGAACTCCGCATCGCTTCTACCAGTCTTATCGCCAATTATTTACTACCACAATATTTGCAAAGCTTTCAGAAGAAAAATCCAGGGGTTAATCTCTTTATAAAAAGCGGAGTGGCTTATTGGGAAAATATCAACCTTTCCGAACTGGACGTCTTCTTTTTTGAAGGAGAGATGGATATACCTCATCTACCGGACAGTTATGAAATACAACCATGGCTGACAGGCGAAATCATCGCGGTCATGCCCAAGACGCATCCACTGGCATCGGCATCGGCGCTGAGCCTGAAAGACGTGCAACCTTTTCCTGTCGTCTGGCGTGAACCTTCTTCCGGAGTCCGGAGGATACTGGAGAAGGCATTCAGAAAAAAGGATATCCTGCCTGCGCATTTCATTGAAGTAGCCGATGTGGAGTCCGTGGGCGCTATGGTGAAGGCGGGTTTGGGGATAGGTTTTATGACGCGCACCGTGTTTGAGCAGAGACCAGATTGGGACCTGATCTCTCAGCCTATCACATCCTCGCAGTTGATATGGCAGAGTTATATAGCTATTCCCAATCCGGCAAGACGTTCACGTACCTTGTCGGTTTTTTTGGACCTTATGGGCTCGTCTACACCGTTGGCCCGAGATTCTTTTGAGTCAGCGCTATAA